Proteins encoded in a region of the Pseudomonas shahriarae genome:
- a CDS encoding sensor histidine kinase gives MEFKQSLAQRIIIAFALMSALVAGAFAMGIVATVHLVEEKLISAGLGGDLQRLLLMDSVEDWRHRPEPDQLFYFSGGRGDFQLPKDLRHLDAGFHEVFRDALSYHAMVEIVDGRRYVLLQDQSDFEERERVLFAVVLVGFVLSLALAVFLGWVLARKVMAPVVRLARQVRHRDQLLGLAPPLAPDYAADEVGELAVAFDATLGRLRQALTRERLFTSDVSHELRTPLMVLASSCELLLENPAIDSRGRKQVERIARACEEMRELVQTFLMLARAQHDDTTMSPQVSLSEVAEGLLGIWREPIERKGIELFYLPGNPLDTRYNATFLHAVMGNLLRNALHYTEHGFIRLTLEPTGFVVEDSGVGIPEDKREAMFEPFVRGNEKRGDGLGLGLSLVQRICESQGWVVSLSTMEPSGCRFHVELNQVKS, from the coding sequence ATGGAGTTTAAGCAAAGCCTTGCCCAGCGGATCATCATCGCCTTTGCGCTGATGAGCGCGCTGGTGGCGGGGGCCTTCGCCATGGGCATCGTCGCCACGGTGCACCTGGTGGAAGAAAAACTGATTTCGGCGGGGCTGGGCGGCGACCTGCAGCGTCTGCTGTTGATGGACAGTGTCGAAGACTGGCGCCACCGTCCCGAGCCGGACCAGCTGTTCTATTTCAGCGGCGGACGCGGGGATTTCCAACTGCCCAAGGACTTGCGGCATCTGGACGCCGGCTTTCACGAAGTATTTCGCGATGCGCTTTCCTACCATGCCATGGTCGAGATCGTCGACGGCCGTCGATATGTCCTGCTGCAAGACCAGAGCGATTTCGAAGAGCGCGAGCGCGTGTTGTTTGCAGTGGTGCTGGTAGGGTTTGTACTCAGCCTGGCACTGGCGGTATTCCTCGGCTGGGTCCTTGCCCGTAAGGTGATGGCACCGGTGGTGCGCCTGGCGCGCCAGGTGCGGCATCGTGACCAATTACTGGGGCTGGCGCCGCCGCTGGCGCCGGACTATGCGGCCGACGAAGTGGGCGAACTGGCAGTGGCCTTCGACGCCACCCTTGGCCGTCTGCGCCAGGCCCTGACCCGTGAGCGCCTGTTCACCAGCGATGTCAGCCATGAACTGCGCACGCCCTTGATGGTGCTGGCCAGTTCCTGCGAACTGCTGCTGGAAAACCCGGCGATTGATTCACGGGGGCGTAAACAGGTCGAGCGTATCGCCCGGGCCTGCGAGGAAATGCGCGAGCTGGTGCAGACCTTCCTGATGCTGGCCCGTGCCCAGCATGACGACACCACGATGTCGCCCCAGGTCAGCCTCTCCGAGGTTGCGGAGGGCTTGCTGGGGATCTGGCGCGAACCTATCGAGCGCAAGGGCATCGAGTTGTTCTACCTGCCGGGCAACCCACTCGACACCCGCTACAACGCCACCTTCCTGCATGCGGTCATGGGCAACCTGCTGCGCAACGCCCTGCACTACACCGAACACGGGTTTATCCGCCTGACCCTGGAGCCTACCGGCTTTGTAGTGGAAGACAGCGGGGTGGGGATTCCCGAAGACAAGCGCGAGGCTATGTTCGAGCCGTTTGTACGCGGTAACGAAAAACGCGGTGACGGCCTGGGCCTGGGTTTGTCACTGGTCCAGCGCATCTGCGAGAGCCAGGGCTGGGTGGTCAGCCTCAGTACCATGGAGCCCAGTGGTTGTCGCTTCCATGTTGAATTGAATCAGGTCAAATCCTGA
- the colR gene encoding two-component system response regulator ColR: protein MRILLVEDNRDILANLADYLGLKGYTVDCAQDGLSGLHLAATEHYDLIVLDIMLPGIDGYTLCKRLREDARRDTPVIMLTARDQLDDRLQGFKSGADDYLLKPFALSELAARIEAVLRRAQGGGRRELQVGDLSYDLDTLEVTREGRLLKLNPVGLKLLAVLMQKSPHVLRREVLEEALWGDDCPDSDSLRSHVHQLRQVIDKPFAKPLLQTVHGVGYRLAEGRDGV from the coding sequence ATGCGAATTTTATTGGTTGAAGACAACCGCGATATTCTGGCCAACCTGGCGGATTACCTCGGACTCAAGGGCTATACCGTGGACTGTGCGCAGGACGGTTTGTCTGGCCTGCACCTGGCGGCCACCGAGCATTACGACCTGATCGTGCTCGATATCATGCTGCCTGGGATTGATGGCTACACCCTGTGCAAACGCCTGCGTGAAGACGCGCGCCGCGACACACCGGTGATCATGCTCACCGCCCGCGACCAATTGGACGACCGCCTGCAAGGCTTCAAGTCGGGGGCCGATGACTATCTGCTCAAGCCGTTTGCCCTGTCGGAACTGGCCGCACGTATCGAAGCCGTGCTGCGTCGCGCCCAGGGTGGCGGCCGGCGGGAGCTGCAAGTCGGCGATCTGTCCTACGACCTCGACACCCTGGAAGTGACCCGCGAAGGGCGCCTGCTCAAGCTCAACCCTGTCGGCCTGAAACTGCTCGCGGTGTTGATGCAGAAAAGCCCGCATGTCCTGCGCCGCGAAGTGCTTGAAGAGGCCCTGTGGGGCGATGACTGCCCGGACAGCGACAGCCTGCGCAGCCATGTCCACCAACTGCGCCAAGTGATCGACAAGCCATTTGCCAAACCCTTGCTGCAAACCGTGCATGGCGTGGGTTATCGCTTGGCCGAGGGGCGTGATGGAGTTTAA
- the groL gene encoding chaperonin GroEL (60 kDa chaperone family; promotes refolding of misfolded polypeptides especially under stressful conditions; forms two stacked rings of heptamers to form a barrel-shaped 14mer; ends can be capped by GroES; misfolded proteins enter the barrel where they are refolded when GroES binds), with product MAAKEVKFGDSARKKMLTGVNILADAVKATLGPKGRNVIIEKSFGAPTITKDGVSVAKEIELEDRFENMGAQLVKDVASRANDDAGDGTTTATVLAQAIVNEGYKAVAAGMNPMDLKRGIDKATIAIVAELKNLSKPCADTKAIAQVGTISANSDSSIGDIIAEAMEKVGKEGVITVEEGTGLENELSVVEGMQFDRGYLSPYFVNKPETMVAELDSPLILLVDKKISNIREMLPVLEAVAKAGRPLLIVSEDVEGEALATLVVNNMRGIVKVAAVKAPGFGDRRKAMLQDIAVLTGGTVISEEIGLSLESATLENLGSAKRVTISKENTIIVDGAGVEQDIQARITQIRAQVAETSSDYDREKLQERLAKLSGGVAVIKVGAGSEVEMKEKKARVEDALHATRAAVEEGVVPGGGVALIRALEALTNLTGDNADQNVGIAVLRRAVEAPLRQIAANSGDEPSVVVNEVKNGKGNYGYNAATGVYGDMIEMGILDPTKVTRSALQAAASIGGLILTTEAAIADKPKAEGSAGGGMPDMGGMGGMGGMM from the coding sequence ATGGCTGCTAAAGAAGTTAAATTCGGCGATTCCGCCCGTAAGAAAATGCTCACCGGTGTCAACATCCTGGCTGACGCAGTAAAAGCGACCCTGGGCCCGAAAGGCCGTAACGTGATCATCGAGAAGAGCTTCGGCGCTCCGACCATCACCAAGGACGGCGTTTCGGTCGCCAAAGAAATCGAACTGGAAGACCGTTTCGAAAACATGGGCGCGCAGCTGGTCAAAGACGTTGCCTCCCGTGCCAATGATGACGCCGGCGACGGCACCACCACCGCCACCGTTCTGGCTCAGGCCATCGTCAACGAAGGCTACAAAGCCGTCGCTGCCGGCATGAACCCGATGGACCTCAAGCGCGGCATCGACAAGGCGACCATCGCCATCGTTGCTGAGCTGAAAAACCTGTCCAAGCCATGCGCTGACACCAAGGCTATCGCTCAGGTAGGTACCATCTCCGCCAACTCCGACAGCTCCATCGGCGACATCATTGCCGAAGCCATGGAAAAAGTCGGTAAAGAAGGCGTGATCACCGTTGAAGAAGGCACTGGCCTGGAAAACGAACTGTCGGTTGTAGAAGGCATGCAGTTCGACCGTGGCTACCTGTCCCCGTACTTCGTCAACAAGCCAGAGACCATGGTTGCCGAGCTGGACAGCCCGCTGATCCTGCTGGTCGACAAAAAGATCTCGAACATCCGCGAAATGCTGCCAGTACTGGAAGCCGTTGCCAAAGCCGGCCGTCCACTGCTGATCGTTTCCGAAGACGTTGAAGGCGAAGCCTTGGCGACTCTGGTTGTGAACAACATGCGCGGTATCGTTAAAGTCGCAGCCGTCAAGGCTCCAGGCTTCGGCGATCGTCGCAAGGCCATGCTGCAGGACATCGCCGTCCTGACCGGCGGTACCGTAATCTCCGAAGAGATCGGCCTGAGCCTGGAAAGCGCCACCCTGGAAAACCTGGGTAGCGCCAAGCGCGTGACCATCTCCAAAGAAAACACCATCATCGTTGACGGTGCTGGCGTTGAGCAGGACATCCAGGCGCGCATCACCCAGATCCGTGCCCAGGTTGCCGAGACTTCCTCGGACTACGACCGTGAAAAACTGCAAGAGCGCCTGGCCAAGCTGTCTGGCGGCGTTGCAGTGATCAAGGTTGGCGCTGGTTCCGAAGTTGAAATGAAAGAGAAGAAAGCCCGCGTTGAAGACGCCCTGCACGCAACCCGTGCGGCCGTTGAAGAAGGCGTGGTACCTGGCGGTGGCGTTGCGCTGATCCGTGCTCTGGAAGCCCTGACCAACCTGACCGGCGACAACGCTGACCAGAACGTCGGTATCGCTGTGCTGCGTCGTGCTGTTGAAGCACCGCTGCGCCAGATCGCTGCCAACTCCGGCGACGAGCCAAGCGTTGTAGTCAACGAAGTCAAGAACGGCAAAGGTAACTACGGTTACAACGCTGCGACTGGCGTCTACGGCGACATGATCGAAATGGGCATCCTGGACCCTACCAAGGTGACTCGTTCCGCGCTGCAGGCTGCAGCCTCCATCGGTGGCCTGATCCTGACCACCGAAGCTGCAATCGCTGACAAGCCGAAAGCAGAAGGCTCGGCTGGCGGCGGTATGCCAGACATGGGCGGCATGGGTGGCATGGGCGGCATGATGTAA
- a CDS encoding co-chaperone GroES: MSKLRPLHDRVVIRRSEEEKKTAGGIVLPGSAAEKANHGVIVAAGPGKTLENGEVRALAVKVGDKVVFGPYSGSNTVKVDGEDLLVMAENEILAVLEG; this comes from the coding sequence ATGAGCAAGCTTCGTCCTCTGCACGACCGCGTCGTTATCCGTCGCAGCGAAGAAGAAAAGAAAACCGCTGGCGGTATCGTTCTGCCAGGTTCGGCTGCTGAAAAAGCCAACCACGGTGTGATCGTCGCTGCAGGCCCAGGCAAGACTCTGGAAAACGGTGAAGTGCGTGCGCTGGCCGTTAAAGTCGGTGACAAGGTTGTATTCGGTCCTTACTCCGGCAGCAACACTGTGAAAGTCGACGGCGAAGACCTGCTGGTTATGGCTGAGAACGAGATTCTCGCTGTACTGGAAGGCTGA
- a CDS encoding FxsA family protein, whose protein sequence is MRPFLLLFLLFPVLELFVFVKVSGAIGFFPALLLIILGSMLGVFVLRIAGLATALRARESLNRGELPAQTMLEGLMMALAGGLLIVPGFVSDVLGLILLLPFTRRLLAGKLRQRAEEAAIRQRAFADDLQPRGGPAPRQPLGREGDVIEGEFEHRDSK, encoded by the coding sequence ATGCGCCCTTTTTTATTGCTCTTTCTGCTGTTTCCGGTGCTGGAGCTGTTCGTATTCGTCAAGGTCAGCGGTGCTATAGGGTTTTTCCCGGCGCTGCTGCTGATTATTCTCGGCTCGATGCTCGGCGTGTTCGTGCTGCGTATCGCCGGCCTGGCCACAGCACTGCGTGCCCGTGAAAGCCTGAATCGCGGCGAGTTGCCGGCCCAGACCATGCTTGAAGGCTTGATGATGGCTTTGGCCGGTGGCCTGTTGATCGTGCCGGGTTTTGTCAGCGATGTGCTGGGTTTGATCCTGCTGCTGCCATTCACCCGGCGCTTGCTGGCAGGCAAGCTGCGCCAGCGTGCCGAAGAAGCGGCGATCCGCCAGCGTGCGTTTGCCGATGACCTGCAGCCTCGTGGTGGCCCGGCACCTCGCCAGCCGTTGGGGCGTGAAGGTGATGTGATCGAAGGTGAGTTCGAGCACCGCGACTCCAAGTAA
- a CDS encoding HugZ family protein yields the protein MSVHVAKNARELLLKEYRGALATHSKAMPGFPFGSVVPYCLDAEGRPLILISRIAQHTHNLQKDPKCSLLVGEREADDVQAVGRLTYLAEAEKLEDEAAIAAAAERYYRYFPDSANYHKAHDFDFWVLKPVRHRYIGGFGAIHWVDQLTLANPFAGKAELSMIEHMNSDHTKAIAHYVELAGLPTSEPAQLAGIDSEGMHLRIGQGLHWLPFADTCNTPTQVREALVFLAHAEAWPKKATSQA from the coding sequence TTGAGCGTCCACGTTGCCAAGAATGCACGAGAACTACTGCTCAAGGAATACCGTGGGGCGCTGGCCACCCACTCCAAGGCCATGCCCGGCTTCCCCTTTGGTTCGGTGGTGCCTTATTGCCTGGATGCCGAAGGCCGGCCGCTGATCCTGATCAGCCGTATTGCCCAGCACACCCACAACCTGCAAAAAGACCCCAAGTGCTCGCTGTTGGTGGGCGAGCGCGAGGCTGATGATGTGCAAGCTGTCGGGCGCCTGACCTATCTCGCCGAAGCCGAAAAGCTCGAGGACGAGGCGGCCATTGCCGCCGCCGCCGAACGCTACTACCGGTATTTCCCGGACTCGGCCAACTACCACAAGGCCCATGACTTCGATTTCTGGGTGCTCAAGCCGGTGCGGCATCGCTACATCGGCGGTTTTGGGGCGATCCACTGGGTCGATCAGTTGACCCTGGCCAACCCGTTCGCCGGCAAGGCCGAGTTGAGCATGATCGAGCACATGAACAGCGATCACACCAAGGCCATCGCCCACTATGTCGAACTGGCCGGCCTGCCGACGTCCGAGCCGGCGCAACTGGCCGGTATCGACAGCGAAGGCATGCACCTGCGCATCGGTCAGGGCCTGCACTGGTTGCCCTTTGCGGATACTTGCAACACGCCGACACAAGTGCGCGAGGCCTTGGTTTTCCTGGCTCACGCCGAGGCTTGGCCGAAAAAAGCCACCTCGCAAGCTTGA
- a CDS encoding SDR family oxidoreductase, whose product MHLNDKVIIITGGCQGLGRSMAEYFASKGAHLALVDLNQEKLDAAVAACQSHGVTARSYLCNVADEDQVTHTVAQIAEDFGAIHGLINNAGILRDGLLLKVKDGEMTKMSLAQWQAVIDVNLTGVFLCTREVAAKMVELNNQGAIINISSISRAGNVGQTNYSAAKAGVAAATVTWAKELARYGIRVAGIAPGFIETEMTLGMKPEALEKMTSGIPLKRMGRPEEIAHSAAYIFENDYYTGRILELDGGLRL is encoded by the coding sequence ATGCATCTCAACGACAAAGTAATCATTATCACCGGCGGTTGCCAGGGCCTGGGCCGCTCCATGGCCGAGTATTTTGCAAGCAAAGGTGCCCATCTGGCACTGGTGGACCTCAATCAGGAAAAGCTCGATGCGGCCGTGGCTGCCTGCCAGTCCCATGGTGTCACCGCGCGCAGCTATCTGTGCAATGTGGCAGATGAAGACCAGGTGACTCATACCGTAGCGCAGATCGCCGAGGATTTCGGCGCGATCCACGGTTTGATCAACAACGCCGGGATCCTGCGTGATGGCCTGCTGCTCAAGGTCAAGGACGGCGAGATGACCAAGATGAGCCTGGCCCAGTGGCAGGCGGTGATCGACGTCAACCTGACCGGCGTGTTCCTCTGCACCCGCGAAGTGGCAGCAAAAATGGTGGAGCTGAACAACCAGGGCGCCATTATCAACATCTCGTCGATCTCCCGCGCGGGTAACGTGGGCCAGACCAACTATTCGGCGGCCAAGGCCGGCGTGGCCGCGGCGACGGTGACCTGGGCCAAGGAACTGGCGCGCTATGGCATTCGCGTGGCGGGTATTGCGCCGGGCTTTATCGAGACCGAGATGACACTGGGCATGAAGCCTGAAGCGCTGGAAAAGATGACTTCGGGGATCCCGCTCAAGCGCATGGGCCGCCCGGAAGAAATCGCCCATTCGGCGGCGTACATCTTCGAGAACGACTATTACACCGGGCGCATCCTGGAGTTGGATGGTGGGCTGCGGTTGTAA
- a CDS encoding DUF481 domain-containing protein produces MLSRTLLCLAVFTASTPVLADTIWLKNGDRLTGKIKVFDGGKLLIQTEYAGAIPVDWKQVKTLESDQELLVKQDAYTGEKAKSLHPAEDGKVILANGESPKTVELASIQQIIKPKPVIEDLVWKGNVDVALDYKRAEKDTDDYDIDFKTTARHGKWRHIAEGEYNREFQNDVVTTDNWSAEYALDRFITDQWFWQGRLTYKHDRVEDLRRQRTVGTGPGYQFWDDELGAFSLGSLLNRTDYEYQDGGKDNFYSLAMKWDYNRYLIGKTVEFFTNGEVGKPLAGPADYALDAEMGLRYKVTEWASLNLKAERDIISGGSDSDLSKTRYTAGFGVTW; encoded by the coding sequence ATGTTGTCCAGAACCCTGCTGTGCCTCGCTGTTTTTACTGCCTCTACCCCTGTGCTGGCCGATACCATCTGGTTGAAAAACGGTGATCGCCTGACCGGCAAGATCAAGGTTTTCGACGGCGGCAAGCTGTTGATCCAGACTGAATACGCCGGGGCGATCCCGGTGGACTGGAAACAGGTGAAAACCCTGGAAAGCGACCAGGAGCTGCTGGTCAAGCAAGACGCCTACACCGGCGAGAAGGCCAAGTCCCTGCACCCGGCCGAGGACGGCAAGGTGATCCTGGCCAACGGCGAGTCTCCCAAGACGGTGGAGTTGGCCAGCATCCAGCAGATCATCAAGCCAAAACCGGTGATCGAGGATCTGGTGTGGAAGGGTAATGTCGACGTGGCGCTGGACTACAAGCGTGCGGAAAAAGACACCGACGACTACGACATCGACTTCAAGACCACCGCCCGTCACGGCAAGTGGCGGCATATTGCCGAGGGCGAATACAACCGCGAATTCCAGAACGATGTGGTCACCACCGACAACTGGAGCGCCGAGTACGCGCTGGACCGCTTTATTACCGACCAGTGGTTCTGGCAGGGGCGCCTGACGTACAAGCACGACAGGGTTGAAGACCTGCGTCGCCAGCGCACGGTCGGTACCGGTCCGGGTTATCAGTTCTGGGACGATGAGCTGGGAGCGTTCTCCCTGGGCTCGCTGCTCAACCGCACTGACTATGAATACCAGGACGGCGGCAAGGACAACTTCTATTCCCTGGCCATGAAGTGGGACTACAACCGCTACCTGATCGGCAAGACCGTGGAGTTCTTCACCAACGGCGAAGTGGGCAAACCCCTGGCCGGTCCGGCCGACTACGCCCTCGATGCCGAAATGGGCCTGCGCTACAAAGTCACCGAATGGGCCTCGCTCAATCTCAAGGCCGAGCGCGACATCATCAGTGGCGGCTCGGACAGCGACCTGAGCAAGACCCGTTACACCGCAGGGTTTGGCGTGACCTGGTAA
- a CDS encoding MGMT family protein, with protein MRRTALYLTLAQVPEGCVVSYGELAHLAGLGRAARFVGRTLSQLPEGSKLPWHRVVAAGGRISLPAGSASGDEQRARLRSEGVSILNNRVDIQRHGWRPVEHSG; from the coding sequence ATGCGCCGTACTGCGCTGTACCTGACCTTGGCCCAAGTGCCCGAAGGCTGCGTGGTGAGTTATGGCGAACTGGCGCACCTGGCTGGACTGGGGCGTGCCGCACGCTTCGTGGGCCGCACCCTGAGCCAGCTCCCAGAGGGTTCGAAATTGCCCTGGCACCGGGTGGTCGCCGCCGGCGGTCGGATAAGTCTGCCGGCGGGCAGCGCTTCAGGTGATGAACAACGTGCGCGTTTGCGCAGCGAAGGTGTCAGTATCCTGAACAATCGCGTTGATATTCAGCGCCATGGCTGGCGCCCGGTAGAGCACAGCGGTTAG
- a CDS encoding AmpG family muropeptide MFS transporter, protein MPRKTWRAALAAYASPSTLVLLLLGFAAGLPYMLVFSTLSVWLREAGVARETIGYASLIGLAYAFKWVWSPLLDQWRLPLLGKLGRRRSWLVLSQSLVILGLIGMGFCDPQKHLSWLIAIAVIVAFASATQDIAVDAYRLEIADDSRQAALAASYMSGYRIAALLATAGALFFAEGFGSTGFNYKHSAWTGTYVLFGVLMIPALLTSFFMREPDVPLRTQLQAGRYTFAHQLMSVFVLIVLLVSVPAMFTQLYNTDFASVLFEGVSLLDLLLEDRAFLRAILYITLTALCLSAMGRRGLAPVLTPVNDFILRYRWQALLLLGLIATYRMSDTVMGVMANVFYIDQGFTKDQIASVSKIFGLIMTLVGAGMGGLLIVRFGILPILFIGGITSAGTNLLFLMLADMGADLQMLIFTISLDNFSSGLATSAFVAYLSSLTNLKFSATQYALLSSIMLLLPRLIGGYSGVMVEKFGYHNFFLITAMLGVPTLLLIALHWYQESRRIRLNPPEEG, encoded by the coding sequence ATGCCCCGTAAAACCTGGCGCGCCGCGCTCGCTGCCTATGCCAGCCCCTCGACGTTAGTGCTGTTATTGCTCGGCTTTGCCGCCGGTCTGCCTTACATGTTGGTGTTCTCGACGCTCTCAGTCTGGTTGCGCGAAGCCGGTGTGGCACGCGAGACCATTGGCTATGCGAGCCTGATCGGCCTGGCATATGCGTTCAAGTGGGTCTGGTCACCCCTGCTGGACCAATGGCGCCTGCCGCTATTGGGCAAGTTGGGCCGTCGTCGTTCCTGGTTGGTGCTGTCCCAATCCCTGGTAATTCTCGGCTTGATCGGCATGGGCTTCTGCGACCCGCAGAAACACCTGTCCTGGCTGATCGCCATTGCCGTTATCGTCGCATTCGCCTCCGCAACCCAAGACATCGCAGTTGACGCCTATCGCCTGGAAATCGCCGATGACAGCCGCCAGGCCGCGCTGGCCGCCAGCTATATGTCCGGCTACCGCATCGCCGCCCTGCTGGCCACGGCGGGCGCGCTGTTCTTTGCCGAAGGCTTTGGTTCCACCGGCTTCAACTATAAGCATTCGGCGTGGACCGGCACCTACGTGCTGTTCGGCGTGTTGATGATCCCTGCCCTGCTCACCAGCTTTTTCATGCGTGAACCCGACGTGCCCCTGCGCACCCAGTTGCAGGCCGGGCGCTACACGTTTGCCCACCAACTGATGTCGGTGTTTGTGCTGATCGTCCTGCTGGTGTCGGTCCCGGCGATGTTCACCCAGTTGTACAACACCGATTTCGCCAGCGTACTGTTCGAAGGCGTAAGCCTGCTCGACCTGCTGCTGGAAGACCGCGCCTTCCTGCGCGCCATCCTCTATATCACCCTCACCGCCCTGTGCCTCTCGGCCATGGGCCGTCGAGGCCTGGCGCCGGTGCTGACGCCGGTCAACGACTTTATCCTGCGCTACCGCTGGCAGGCCCTGTTGCTGCTGGGGCTGATCGCCACCTACCGCATGTCGGACACGGTGATGGGCGTGATGGCCAACGTGTTCTATATCGACCAGGGGTTCACCAAGGACCAGATCGCCAGTGTCAGCAAGATCTTCGGCCTGATCATGACCCTGGTCGGCGCCGGCATGGGTGGCCTGTTGATCGTGCGATTCGGCATCCTGCCGATCCTGTTTATCGGTGGTATCACCTCGGCCGGCACCAACTTGCTGTTCCTGATGCTCGCCGACATGGGCGCCGACCTGCAGATGCTGATCTTCACCATTTCCCTGGACAACTTCAGCTCGGGCCTGGCGACCTCGGCGTTCGTCGCCTACCTGTCGAGCCTGACCAACCTGAAGTTCTCCGCCACCCAATACGCCCTGCTCAGCTCGATCATGTTGCTGTTGCCACGACTGATCGGTGGTTACTCGGGGGTCATGGTGGAAAAGTTCGGCTATCACAACTTCTTCCTGATCACCGCGATGCTCGGTGTGCCGACACTGCTGCTGATTGCCTTGCACTGGTACCAGGAAAGCCGGCGGATCCGTTTGAACCCGCCCGAAGAAGGCTGA
- a CDS encoding proline--tRNA ligase, which produces MRTSQYLLATQKETPSDAVVISHQLMLRAGMIRKLASGLYTWLPMGLKVMRKVEAIVREEMNAAGSLEVLMPSTQPAELWQESGRWEEYGPELLRFKDRHGRDFCAGPTHEEVITDLMRNELSSYKQLPLNLYQIQTKFRDEIRPRFGLMRGREFIMKDAYSFHADQPSLQVTYDRMHQAYCNVFTRLGLKFRPVEADNGSIGGAGSHEFHVLAESGEDDIVFSDGSDYAANIEKAEAVPRETSRPAPAEELRLVDTPDTKTIAALVEKFNLPIEKTIKTLIVHAEEEGKLIALVIRGDHELNEIKAAQQPGVASPLVMASDAELRDAIGAGAGSLGPLNLPLPIIIDRSVELMSDFGIGANIDDKHYFGVNWERDLPVPTVADLRNVVAGDPSPDGKGTLEIKRGIEVGHIFQLGNKYSKAMKCEVLGENGKPVTLEMGCYGIGVSRVVAAAIEQNHDDKGIIWSDTLAPFQIALVPLRYETEQVREATDKLYAELTAAGFEVLLDDRDKKTSPGIKFADMELIGIPHRIVVSDRGLADGNLEYKSRTEAEAQPLPVADVLPFLQARIRR; this is translated from the coding sequence ATGCGCACCAGTCAATATTTGCTCGCCACACAGAAAGAAACGCCTTCCGACGCGGTCGTGATCAGCCACCAGCTGATGCTGCGCGCCGGTATGATCCGCAAACTGGCCTCTGGCCTGTACACCTGGCTGCCCATGGGCTTGAAGGTGATGCGCAAGGTCGAAGCGATCGTTCGCGAAGAAATGAACGCCGCCGGCTCTCTGGAAGTATTGATGCCGAGCACTCAGCCGGCTGAACTGTGGCAGGAATCCGGGCGCTGGGAAGAGTACGGCCCTGAGTTGCTGCGCTTCAAGGATCGTCATGGTCGCGACTTCTGCGCAGGCCCGACCCATGAAGAAGTGATCACCGACCTGATGCGCAACGAGTTGAGCAGCTACAAACAGCTGCCCCTCAACCTGTATCAGATCCAGACCAAGTTCCGTGACGAAATCCGCCCACGCTTCGGCTTGATGCGTGGCCGCGAGTTCATCATGAAGGACGCCTATTCGTTCCACGCCGATCAGCCTTCGCTGCAGGTCACCTATGACCGCATGCACCAGGCCTATTGCAACGTGTTCACCCGCCTGGGCCTGAAATTCCGCCCGGTCGAAGCGGACAACGGTTCCATCGGCGGCGCGGGTTCCCATGAGTTCCACGTGCTGGCAGAGTCCGGCGAAGACGATATCGTCTTCAGCGACGGCTCCGACTACGCGGCCAACATCGAGAAAGCCGAAGCGGTGCCACGGGAAACTTCCCGTCCTGCGCCGGCTGAAGAACTGCGCCTGGTCGATACCCCAGACACCAAGACCATCGCGGCCTTGGTCGAAAAATTCAATCTACCGATTGAAAAGACCATCAAGACCCTGATCGTGCATGCCGAGGAAGAAGGCAAGTTGATCGCCCTGGTGATCCGTGGCGACCACGAACTCAACGAAATCAAGGCTGCCCAGCAACCTGGCGTCGCCAGCCCGCTGGTCATGGCCTCGGACGCCGAACTGCGTGACGCCATTGGCGCCGGCGCCGGCTCCCTGGGCCCGCTGAACCTGCCATTGCCGATCATCATCGACCGCTCGGTCGAGCTGATGAGCGACTTCGGTATCGGTGCCAACATCGACGACAAGCACTACTTCGGCGTCAACTGGGAGCGTGACCTGCCGGTTCCAACCGTGGCCGACCTGCGCAACGTGGTGGCCGGTGATCCAAGCCCGGACGGCAAGGGCACCCTGGAAATCAAGCGCGGCATCGAAGTGGGGCACATCTTCCAGCTGGGCAACAAGTACAGCAAGGCGATGAAGTGCGAAGTGCTGGGCGAAAACGGCAAGCCGGTGACCCTGGAAATGGGCTGCTATGGCATTGGCGTTTCCCGCGTGGTGGCCGCTGCCATCGAGCAGAACCACGACGACAAAGGCATTATCTGGAGCGACACCCTGGCGCCGTTCCAGATCGCCCTGGTACCGCTGCGCTACGAAACCGAGCAGGTTCGCGAAGCCACCGACAAACTGTATGCCGAACTGACGGCCGCCGGTTTCGAAGTGCTGCTGGATGATCGCGACAAGAAAACCAGCCCGGGCATCAAGTTTGCCGACATGGAACTGATTGGCATCCCTCACCGGATCGTGGTCAGTGACCGCGGCCTGGCCGATGGCAATCTGGAATACAAGAGCCGGACCGAAGCCGAAGCCCAACCGTTGCCGGTGGCTGACGTGCTGCCCTTCCTTCAGGCGCGTATTCGTCGCTGA